The Triticum aestivum cultivar Chinese Spring chromosome 5A, IWGSC CS RefSeq v2.1, whole genome shotgun sequence genomic sequence cgaggaggaggaggtggaggggatCAGGAAGTTGTCTTGGACGTCGTCGGAGGACGACAGGTAGAAGTCGCTGGCAGCCGGGACCGGGCACGCTCTGGCCGCGCCGCCGTAGCCATACCCACCGTTGCTGCCGTACCTCTGTTTCATCTCCTCCATCGCAAAGGCTCTCTGCTCGAGCTCCTTTAGCGGGGTGGCCTTCCGGTACACCTTGCACAGCACCGTGTCCTCCTGGGGCGGCGGCGCGCCGGTGTCGGGGAGGCGGTACTCGTTCATGACCCAGTCCGTCTTGGTGCCCCGCGGCGCGCGGCCCTGGTAGAAGACGAGCGTCTTCTTGAGCCCGAAGACCCGCTTGGGGTCACCGCTGCTCCGGATGGCCCTGTCGGAGCCCGTCGCCTTCCAGAAACCCCGCTCCGTCGTCCGGTTCGGCCGCCCACCGCTCCCCGCCTTCCGGTCACGCGGCACGAAGAAGTACCACTCCCTCTCCCCGATTTTTGCCATCCCTGCATATCCATACACGCTCCTCATCAGCTCGATGCTCAGACATGCATACATCGATTGATCGATCAATGCGACGATGTTCTTGTGTGTAACGTACCAGGAAGATCCCAGGGATCGTGGCGGTAGATGTTGAGGGTGCCGATGATGTCGAAGTGGAGCTTCTTGCCGAGGGCGACGCGGGAGAGGTAGAAGCCGAGGAGCTCCTCCTCCGTGGGGTGGAAGCGGAAGCCGGGGAGGTCCTGATCGACCTCCATGGTCGGCGACGCCACTGCTGCCATTGCCATTGATTGCTGCTGCTCCAAGTGATCAACTTACTACTCCAAGTGCTCGATCGTCGCTGTGCTTGTCTTGCTGCTGCACTGGCTGGAAGCTGGATGATGAAGGCGGTGGTGAACTGGTGGTGGCCGGAGTGGATTATATAGAGCTTACAGTGATGATGCCAAGCTACGCCAACGCGGTTTCCTGCAAAAAAGGCGGTCGCAGTTCCTTGGCACTGGAGAAAGCGACCGGTGCTCTAGCTCGGTACGCAACATCGAATGGATTTGTGCCGGCTTTACTTGCCACTAAATTAATCACTGCCTTACTTAATTTATATTTGGTGTTTGCAGGCTCATGAAGCCACACAGATTGAGTCCTTTTCGTCACCCTTTTTCGGCTTAGACATTCAGAGTCTGTTCTTGACTATATACTGTATTTATCTTGTGCCACTCTCCATTTCGAAAACCTAAAGGCTAGGActttttaaaaaaatataaaagtctAGGACTTTTAGCCAAAATAAATAAGGTAAATAAAATACTCGTAGGATTGCTTCTCGAAAGATTGCTACTCCCCATTTTGGAAAGCATTGCAATGGCAGTGATTACTTCAGTGCACTTTCCGTGTTTACCTTGCATCTGCAGATCTACTGTTCAACAGCTTGATGCTAATATATTGCAACAACAAAAATGTTAAGGTGTGTTTGCTAGTCTACAGCCCCCTAAACAGGCGCAGTGGATGAAAGAAACCCTATTTTGTTGCCCACATGAGGCACTGGTCCACACATGCATGAAACTTGAACCACCCCNNNNNNNNNNNNNNNNNNNNNNNNNNNNNNNNNNNNNNNNNNNNNNNNNNNNNNNNNNNNNNNNNNNNNNNNNNNNNNNNNNNNNNNNNNNNNNNNNNNNNNNNNNNNNNNNNNNNNNNNNNNNNNNNNNNNNNNNNNNNNNNNNNNNNNNNNNNNNNNNNNNNNNNNNNNNNNNNNNNNNNNNNNNNNNNNNNNNNNNNNNNNNNNNNNNNNNNNNNNNNNNNNNNNNNNNNNNNNNNNNNNNNNNNNNNNNNNNNNNNNNNNNNNNNNNNNNNNNNNNNNNNNNNNNNNNNNNNNNNNNNNNNNNNNNNNNNNNNNNNNNNNNNNNNNNNNNNNNNNNNNNNNNNNNNNNNNNNNNNNNNNNNNNNNNNNNNNNNNNNNNNNNNNNNNNNNNNNNNNNNNNNNNNNNNNNNNNNNNNCACCCCCTTTTATTCTACTGGTTTGCTCTCATAGAATAAGCCAGACAAAGGAGAAGAGGTCGCCTTCGCAACACTATTGCATAGTAGTCTTGCCAATGGTTACCGAGCGCACCATAGCAACACCTAACAGCCATCTCCACTAGATGCATCATGAAGATGCCGGTGCGGGAGAGAAGGTATGTGCCTCGTCTGACCTCCCCACGACACCAACCCAACACCAGATCCGGTATGCATCATCACTGCCACGCAACACCTGTGCGCGATGGCCACCAATGCAGACACATGGAGACATCTGGGCCTGGCCGGACACCGAGGCCGATACATATCGGATGTTCTCCGGCCCTGCCATGGCCAGGTGTCCCTCGCCATCCACAAGACCACCCAAGCCCAGATTCGGGCTCAAGGCTTCCTGTAAAAGCTCCATGTACCTCCCAAGGAACAACCTCCGCACCTGCCGTTAGCATCCAGACACATGTCGCCTAAGACACCTGCAAGTTGCGTCTGGTGACCCAAACGGATGCACACCATGCCACCGAAGAGCAACCTCTGTGTCACCACCGACGAAAGCCACAGATGCGTCCCCAAGACCCCGACACCAGTGAGCTTTGCTGCACTACTGGGTTCGAAGTGGTCGTTCTTGCAACTTTGAAGAAACGTGCTGACCCACTACGCCGCCGCAAGGAGCTACCCCGGAGGAGGAACCTTACATGAACACAATGACCTCCCCTCTGCCCCCGTCCTTGGCAGCCATGTGGTTTAGCCCACGGCATCCTCGGGAGGTGACGAGAAGGTAGTGAGAAGAGGGGTGACTCGAGATCTGGGATAGGGAGACGGAATCAGCGACAGTGCAAGGGGAGGGTGCTTCTATGGATTGTCATGCGTGGATTGTTTCTGACTTTTATCGGGTTGTTGGAACATATGGATGCAAAGAAAATGCCAAGATCTTCAAGGATAGAAATCATTGAGTGAGTTCTGCAAGATCTTCTCAAATGCATAACTAAAGCAAAGAATGTAGAGTGCCTTGATCAATGGATTGCATCCTTGGGCTGATTTACTTCTAGGCTTCTTCCTTTGCTTTTCCCATGTTAGAGAAAATGAGAGTTGGATACTACAttagtgatctaaaacgtcttacATTAGTTTACAGAAGTAGCATTTTCTTAGCTTTATTTTCTTTCTGGTTTTTGTTTGTAATAAATGTTTATTTTATTAACGGAAATTCACCGTGGAAAGATTGTTCTAGAGTCTCTGCATAAAAAAGTTAGAGCAGCCGCCATAGGTCAAGGTTGATTCAATTACTTTAGAGTGGCTGCAGTATACATCTGATCAACAGTCCAAACACATAACGATAAAAGACGTTCTCCGACTAATTTTCTATTGTGTGCACCACTCACTGCAGAGCCGGAGGGTTTACAGGGTTCACACATTCTTTTCAGGAAATTCCCAAGCGGATGAAAAGGAAGGCCTTTTAAACTTTGATGTGAAAATAGATAGATAGGCAGCTTTCCTCATGAGGTGCGCACAATCTTACTTTAAGCTAGCACAGCCGTCATTATTTTTTCAATTGCAGAGGATTATTGTTAATTAGGCGGCTCCATATCGTTCATCATCTGGAAACACATGATTCGACTGCCTGTCCACATCAACGGGAAATTGGACCTGGTATAAACCTAGCCGGTTGGATCGGCCGTGATGGAGACCATTTACAAATTTCAAAGGCGTCAGCGTCAGGGTCCATGGTGCTTGCCATTTCTGCTTTCTCCTCGGAGTTGGCCACATATCCATACGTATTCAAGCGTAACCTTGTGTTTTTCTTGACTAACCTAGTGTAGGAGATTGTCCGTTGATCAGGGAATCCTATACCATGCAGAGACCAAGGAGAATGACGAAAAGTATCTCGGCGCGCGATTTCCAATCGCCGGTGACCATATAACATGCAGTGCAGATTGTTAGAAAAGCTTAGGTCATGACTCTGAGTATTAGCTAGGATAGGTTTGTGTGGCTGCCGTTGTccttttagagcatctccaacagccgcgctaagcgCCGCGTGCAAAAAACCTGTTTATCGCGCGCGCTGCGGCTGTTTTTGCGCGCCCGCCTGCgctgctccagcagccgcgctataatgcagcgcgcgcgccgctccagcagagcgcaaaaatacagcgcgcgcgactcgccgggCATTTTGCATATATGATATTTTAGACAAAAATGAACATATGaaatttgacacaaacaagttgatgaataaaagttcatgcccacaagttcatccaaccaagttcaaatgcaaactaaagttcaagacatgaaagacacatcaatcttcatcttcctcgtcttcgtcttcgtcctcatcttccgaagacgactcttccgcctccgaagatgaatcttcctccctctcctcatcacgcaccgcatcatgtgaagctccgacggtgttggcaagatcttcaacggcatcttcatgggaatgtgtgtgagaaggcacatcgaaagacattgCACCCATgacggccggaggtgcacccatgcctcccatgaaagaagcaaaactcatgccttccatggcggccatagcgtcggagggtgctccaaagccacccatgcctcccatggcggccggagctgcacccatgcctcccatggcggccggatgtgcacccatgcctcccatggctccgaagccacccatgcctcccatggcgccgaggccaccgccatcCATGGCGCCGaagccaccgccacccatggcgccgaggccaccgccacccattgcacgAACCAAGGCTCTtctttggatcaagacttcttattgggcaagattgacatactctttttgcgccgcattgaggttagatgtgtccaagaagaacaagtgcttctcccattccaacaacttaGCTCGCTCCTCGTTGCTCACtttcctctcctccaaagccacctttctctcctcggccgccacccttctctcctcgtctgccaacctcctctcctcggccacggcatcttggttccttgccattttcctcacctcatTGGCTTTGAcccttgccttcacaatagcttccatagcatttttgagctcatcatctccttttcttttcttcttttcggtTTAGTCTTTGTTGCACCCATCCGGTcattttggcttcgagtatgaaaccgagttgggtgtggggcttctcttgccgtcatcacttgatgcatcatcctcctcctcatcatcatttaTCTCAATTGCTCGCTTccgtttgttgctcaaatgcaaatcctccaaaccatcacgcttcttccatttctcatcatcctttaacacttcatagcaatgaggcaaggtaaagaccatgcctttcttgatcttcctcttcttggttgtccttgtctcttgtttgaacaagttttgtgcaatgttgtaCTACAAGAAAAATATAACAAGTTagcacttcggtcaccaaaaacaagtatgatgaacatatatgagatgccacttactcgatcatcctcatttgtgccacttgggttaatCTTGTCAACTGCCTTTTGTAcggccgcccacttttgacaatccgagttgattgtcgaccatcgggaccgaagtgatctctcggagcggtcaattccactcaagTTGTGAGCATCAAAGTGTTCTTTCATTCGCCCCCAATACGCGTCTCTACTTTGATCATCTCCAaaggatggatccctcgacacttgcaaatAAGTATGGCATAATAACTTGTCATCGTTGCTTgagtaattgcccgctcttcctttcggcgcCTCGACAattccctcaccctcctcgtccacctcaaactcatggtcttcgaaatggatgccattggtttgagaccaatgcgaattgttggacccaacacccatagtggacatgtatgcatcatcgttgagactacaattttttttgaacaatgcaaataagctatctatatgtgatgatgatgcattgaaaaaataagaagaaaagaaaagttggaaattttttcaccttgggggcatttcgtcgaacacgtggtgcgcgtcggcggccggctcaacgagtgagctccccggcgcttcggtagccgccacggccgtcgaacgccctgcaaacttctttcccctcgccttcgtggtgccggagccgtccgccgccatGTTTTTCTTCGCGGATGTTTTGCCCTTCTTCGTCCGCGCCGCATTGGGGACCTTcttcgacggtgcggcggcggcatgggacggcgccggcgcgacgccacccggcgccgtggtcatccgcggcggcaagaagaggctgcgcgcgagGCCGACGCTCGGCGGAGCTCCNNNNNNNNNNNNNNNNNNNNNNNNNNNNNNNNNNNNNNNNNNNNNNNNNNNNNNNNNNNNNNNNNNNNNNNNNNNNNNNNNNNNNNNNNNNNNNNNNNNNNNNNNNNNNNNNNNNNNNNNNNNNNNNNNNNNNNNNNNNNNNNNNNNNNNNNNNNNNNNNNNNNNNNNNNNNNNNNNNNNNNNNNNNNNNNNNNNNNNNNNNNNNNNNNNNNNNNNNNNNNNNNNNNNNNNNNNNNNNNNNNNNNNNNNNNNNNNNNNNNNNNNNNNNNNNNNNNNNNNNNNNNNNNNNNNNNNNNNNNNNNNNNNNNNNNNNNNNNNNNNNNNNNNNNNNNNNNNNNNNNNNNNNNNNNNNNNNNNNNgcgccggcgccggcgcgcggggcgtACGTAGGACGAagagaggagagagtgcggcgcgagcgctcgagtgtgccgcgcgctgtagcTGGCGCCCGAAATACGCCGCGCGGGTAAGTGTTTTCAACCGCGCGTCCAACCCGTTATAGCGTGTgcgccgtttttgcgcgcccgctggagcgaccCGCCGTGTTGCGCGCGTTAAAACGGCCTAATTTacggcgcggcgctagtttagcgcggctgttggagatgctcttagtcatCTTGACCGACTTTGGTCATCTTAACCACTAGTGTGAGGAACCCAAGCCAAACTAGTACGTGCTCGGTTGAAGCTTGCCCGTCCGAAAATGCGAACGCTTGGCCCAGAGACTAGAGATTCATGGTCGTCGTTGTCATCTCATGCATGCGATGCAAGATGCAATCTACAGGTGTATCGGCACGCTTTGTTTATGATCGTCTTTACAACGTGTGAAGAATCAAGACTTGTTTATGGAGATGCGTACACGTTTGGAGTGCATGGTGAGgaatacttttacccaacatgaaTGGCAGCATAATTTTAAGATTGACTCTCCTACAAGCAAGTCATCATATAGACTCATGTTTTCGTGTATTTCACCTTTTTAACTTGTTTTCATAGTTTGAACGTGGTGGATGTGTGTATTTCAGTTATGCAGAGGCTGCGTGTAATGCTTAAATTTTTTAAGTAATAAAACGTTCTTGATCAAAAAATGCAAGACGGATCACTTGCGTTGGCTAGCTTAATAATCAACGGAGCGAGAAGAAACGTGTAGTGCCTAGTAGTTAGGCAAATGCTCCAGAATCTATCCATGCCACCATGACTCGTTCTCGTGCGTGCGTCGACCTCATGCATCCGTTCGGCAGCGATGCGTGTCTGTTACCTATTTCTTTGGCATACTGTGGACCGGAACGCAGAGAGCAGACCGCCGGGATACCACAGAATGCCACAGCCATGTTGACCGCCTCACAAGGAGCCACTGTGCGGGCTGCATTTTCTGCTGTTTGGCCAAGAAACTGCggtttggtttagaggaatcttataggaattttataggataaAATTTTTATAGAAATTTTTTTTAGAGCCCTTTGATTTGTAGGAATGAAATCCTATTtttatggaggaattcttcctatccatcacatttcatagaaaaataaatattaGCCTAAATTTAATTAAAAAAATCATATGATGTGAATCAAAGAGCATCTCCTtttctattcctactcataggatttgagatacatgccatctcattttctatgactttcctattcctatgatttttctaccctatgaaccaaaggaggcctaagaaGTGTCAATGGTAGCTACTTTAGCTAGGAGACAGGCGGTCGTGTTATGTCGAAGTAGTGGAGGCCTCTTCCAATTTCTCGTCATTTTCTCCACGACCGATTCAAACGCCCTGCGATGCCTCTTCAGCTAGCAAATGAACAAAACAGAACCTGAATtttccaagttcttcatttattctTCAGTTTAGACTAGTAGCGCTACACTATGTGGTCTCATATAAGTACATGCGTTTCAGCTTGACTGGCAAATGTGAAGATCAAATCAGCTGCAGTTGCTTCGCGCCTTTGGTTATCTTTTAGCAAAACTGTACTTTTTTACCTTACGAACGTTGTGGAAAGAAATCTCGACGGCGATGGTGCTGCGGTCGCCGGACCGGAGACCTCGGGGTGGACGACGCCGCGTGAAAGAAATATCGTTGATTTCACACAGCGCCATCAGGTCATCACTGCTCCTGCAACTGCAAATGTGGTGGACATGTGTGTGATTTTCCCCGCCCTCCGAACCGGGTAAGTGACTGACAGCGGCCATGCATGCATGGACTTTCAGTCAACCCAGCGACGACCAATTTTCAAGTCTCGAGTCCTCCACTGGATCGTCGTCCAGATCGGAGGACCAACTAGACTGTGGACTCTCCAAAAGTTGCTTAAACTAACTGGGTCGCGGTTTGGGTCGCGGTTTGCTGCGAAGCTGCGTCAAGTTAGGCCAACtcccacccgcaaaaaaaaaaagaaagaaagaaaagttaggccaactccagcgcatgACCCCATTCTGTCCAGTGCCTCCGTTTAGGGTAGAAATAGACGAATAGCGTGATCCAATGCATGGCTTCAAACAAACAAATGTTCGGATTTCGGCCGTTTTCGATCCATTCTCGGCCCAAATTTACAccgagtttggggtgaaacggacgtcGCGTGGACGGGCTCGACACACGCCCTTGTCCCCCCATGGCCCGTCTGTTGGGGACACTATTAGTCTATTCCTCTTCAACGCGTCCACCCGCTCTCCCCCGCCTCACCCGGCCGCCGGTTCCGCCACTATTCTCCAGCCGCCTCCTCACTGCTCACCTCCCCCCCCCCGTCtgtccataccaaaccacgtctcgacatggccgccaccacgcccgcgcttttGTAGGAGTTTTGACCGTCGCTTGGAGTAGATTTGGCCGTCACCGTCGTAGCCGGTGCCAGAGGGGATACGACCACCGGCGACGTTTATGGGCCACGGCAGCTTCCGTCGAGTGCTCTAGAGTGGTCAGTAGTCGGCCGCCAACCACCCCTGCTACATCGAGGTGACCATCACGGCCTCtttgccaccacgaccgcaaggtgtttgaCACTTCCTATAAAGGTATGGACAGTGAAGATGAACATTGAAAAGGATGGGGCCAAAGAATgcgtccgcgcgctgggcgcacggccaccgcatcccagaacTGACCTGAACGACTCCATTGCTCTAACCAAACGGACAGAATCCTGACAAAATAGACGTTCGTTTGAGGTcatgcgctggagttggccttaatGCCCCAGTAGGCAATAGTAGTACTGCTAGCTAGCTTGATGGACCAGATGGGAACTGTCAAGTGGGGTTTTTAGTACTGCGTACGTACTGTGAGAAGATCGATGGCTGTGTGGACACCACTAGTAGTGAGGAGTGTAGACTGTAGACTATAAATCTATAATGTTCTCTCTTCGGCCGCGTAGCTGAGTTCCGTGCAAGTTGACACAACCCTCCAAACTTGGAGcatctgcagcagcagcagcagcagcgacgggGAATCGAAATATCAATGACGGTTCCCGCGTTTGATGGATCGGAGTACTGCCGTAATGCGACTACACGTACGATGGAGATGGAGAGGAAAGGAATCTATTCCGAGCGGAACCGCGTCGCTCGAAGAGACGTGCCACcctcaaatcgtctgcatctgtTCGGATTAAAAAGTTCGAACACAGTTTATCGTCCAATGCAATACTTTATTAGTTCATGGACTGATCCGAACGTCTGTTTTTTCACAAACCGGACGCAAACTAGGAAACTTTGCGGGCGTCTGGACTGCTCCCTCGTAAGCATCCGCCACCCTGGACCCGCCAAAAAAAAAAAATACCCCACATCATCTCTTGCACAAAGCGTTTGCCACACATTCATGATGGTTTAGAGCGCAACGTTGCATTCATGACGGCTTCCTGGACAAGCAGCGGGCACTGTACCAGTCCATGCACATCGGACGCGAGATCCTCCACGAGCGATGACTTGAGCATCCCACGGGCGGAGAGAGAGACCATATTTACGGAGATCGGCGCTGAGGGGGACGAAGAGGAGATGCAAGGGACCGTGGACGGGCCGGCGCTGTGTCGGCCGCGCCGTCACCATAGTTCACGCCCCACCCACCATGACCATCATGCTGACTCGTCCACGTTCGGTGCCATTGACAAGGCGGactccagcgaggaagagtagaacatggggcACCGCCACGGGGTCACTCCTATTATTCCCCTCCTGCAGCTTCACTTCTTGGGGCTCATGGCTGATGAACTTGCCAGACATGGCGCAGACAGGACCGGGGAcacggatgccgccatggccggcgTTCCTTTAGAATGGGTTATAAAGGACTTGCATGTTTCTGTTTAGTTGAAAACTTGAAATATGTTGAAAATGTAATGAATTTGGTCTGGTTTAATGAAAATCATCTGGCCTATTCAATTTTTCTTTGAAATGTATGCAGAGCCAGACCGCAAAATGTGTCGATACCCTACCCATGTGGGTTAGATACCCATGTAAAATTGTCATTAGGGGGGAAAATCATCCCTACTCGATTTGAAGGTGGTGGAATGGAACTGGAATACTACAGTGACTCCCAACTTTTTGGGAAGGAAGGATAGTTTTTTCCTTCTATTTTTGCATTTTTTAAAACAAGGGCTATAGTAAGATCATATGAAATCAATATGCTTACAAATGTGCTTAGAGATATAAACCATTTTTATCCAAGTACCAATAATGCTTAGTTTTTTAACGGAGAGATGCTTAATTAGATACTCTTCTAAGAAACGAGATGATACTCGTGTGTTGCCGTAGGAATTCGCTTCAACATATTTGAGTGGGATTTGATTATATGAATATA encodes the following:
- the LOC123105825 gene encoding NAC domain-containing protein 22, whose product is MAMAAVASPTMEVDQDLPGFRFHPTEEELLGFYLSRVALGKKLHFDIIGTLNIYRHDPWDLPGMAKIGEREWYFFVPRDRKAGSGGRPNRTTERGFWKATGSDRAIRSSGDPKRVFGLKKTLVFYQGRAPRGTKTDWVMNEYRLPDTGAPPPQEDTVLCKVYRKATPLKELEQRAFAMEEMKQRYGSNGGYGYGGAARACPVPAASDFYLSSSDDVQDNFLIPSTSSSSVALSGNTSSHDAPSEAKKEADVATVTLASTSSLPEAGNAPFVLQLPAANPPCGLQLPPANHGMSNMSSLQLPAASHGELQLPAATNHGVFDWLQDPFLTQLRSPWQDQHCMSPYAHLLY